TGTTTATGTAGAGAAATACGGTAGAGCATGACAGactttttctatgttttttctCGACCGTCATTTCTCTGTATAAACAAATGAAATGAACCCTAAAAGCAGTAGGGTGCCGCCGTAACAGGCTCTGAGTTTGAGTACGGATCTATCACTCTAAAGGAAGGGTTGATGTAATGTAATCTTAGTATTTATCCGAAACATGCGCCAGTGTGTACATTCCATGGAAACGAAGCCCTAGTCGAAGTAAATGGTACCTAACATTAAAAGGCCCAAAAATCCTTTGAGCTACTTAATTGTAACCTTCTGCAACGTTAAAACTTATAAAGTGTAGATGGAGGCGGCTTTTGGCGACGGCAAGTAAGAGTAGGGATAGCCGCTGACGTGGGTGACCATGTTGCTGGCGGCGGGGACTGCCGATATTAGTGTGGGTGGTAACACGGTGGCTGCtagtttttgaacttttatttcgtctactctttttttctttttttcttttttttatttgagccaaacaatattatctacactaagagcaTAGGGAAGTGAACTAAACTTTAtaatgtgctagcaataatgtggttcaaattcgtctttagcaagattcgaacataagacctcttatttacaaatgaaaagaaatattacTAAACTGTAGTATTAATTGACtattttgtttagttttatTAAAAAGTTAACGGGATGAAAGCTAGATTAAATGGGTGGACACTGTTTAGTCGTCAAATCCTCATTAATATGGTAACCTAAGTCATTAATAAAAGCAATATTTGAATGCATTCCGGGCCGGAACTGGATCCCCTCTGGTTCCAATCATGCTGAGCTCACTGCATCCggaccattaaaatttgattcaacggctacaaacagggagcCCTTCTAaacattataataattgtaatcgttagatcaaattttaatggtccAAATGCATTAATTAGTGGGCTCAACATGATTTGAATCCGGAGGGGATCCCATTCTCAAATATTGGACCAAATTCAGCTGGCACTTGCCAAGTGTTATGTTTTAATGTCGTTGGAAAACACTTTCATGCAAAACaactggaatttttttttatctaattgTTCAATTCAGCATGCTATATATCCACACGATTATCGATATAGGGCTTGATCCTACAAAGGTGAAATAATTAAGGATTTGTTTGGATTTTAAGACCTATTGAATTACTAAATTATTTAGTTACATTcacaaaaaaatatagaaaatatagAGATCCAAATTATTTAGGGTTTAGCTCTACAATACATTAACCATTGGTCCAACCTAAATCATTCATAATTCATTCAGATTCAAGCGAAGACGAAATTACTTGAGAGATGTCTACGTGACTCGATTGAAATTAATTGGGTCGGTCAAATTTGAAGATAATCAAGCACATCTTTCAAAAGCAATTTCAAACATGCTCATAATTTTGtactttgttttttaatttgattttcaacTAACTCGTGTTGGTTTGTTTGAAAATCAAGAGATGGGTTCGTTTGAGAAATCTTCAGTTGTAATATTTGGTAAGTGTATTATATTTGAGGACTCGATGGCAATGTGGGAGTGTGTGTGCATGTAAGGATGACGTGAACATCCGAATATATTTTCTTAATCTATACTTTGATGTAGTTGAACAGAGAGAAAAACAAatgaggataccaaaacaacttGAATCCTACATATTGAGCTTCAGATAGGAGTACACGGAAGAAAGTTTCAATGCATGGAGAATACTACGACTCCTTATTTGCATTAGAGAAAGTACAGACATAGGATTACAAGAACCCAATATATATTTGGATATAATTAAGTTAACCAATGATAGGCACCCTAGTAACAAAGCCATCTGTATCGACCCAAACACGAACCCTATCAGCTACACATCGCAAATCTGCTGGTACAATGGTTCCTTCTACCACGATCTCAACCTTGACAGTGGAATTCTCCCTCTTAATTGTTGCCTTCGCAACGGTACCCTTGGCTCCCAACAGCTCAGGCCATACATACTTACCTGCattattttaatatgaattaaGTAATTAGACTGCAATCAATTGTACTAATTACATGCGCGCGCGCGCACTCTATATATTAAACATAAACTTGTTCATTACATACCTTCACTGCCCTCACATTGCTCAGATGCCATCCTCGCTCGCTTTTCGTTTGAGTACTTGTCTGATCTCTCTTGTAAGATATATTGTTTGTGATGTATTGGCTTAAGGAAGAGGAAGATATAGATGCATATTTATAGAAGTGCATATACAACTGGATAGCTTACGGTTTGTCGTCATTATTGACTATACATTTGGATGTTACTTAGAAACTCTGCTTTGTATACGTATCAGAGTTTGAAATATTCATGAAATGTTCAGTATTTTCGTCGAAATATCCGAAAATTTAAGGATCGATATGGAAACTGGGTGAAATGCAAACTTCACCCGATATCGACAAAATATAGGAAGATCAATGAATCTCAACGATATTTACCTATTCATACAGAAATTAATGTTGCCAAAACACATTGCagattttgaacttttgaatttttttgagaaaatttctctagttttgattaaatttgaatGAGTTGATATACTCTCCTCATtacaaattttcataatttccaTCGAAGGCAACCAATAACAATAATTCCATCGATATTGTTTAGAAATTTGCACATTGATATTTCCAActatatcgatattttaaaaggaaaactaatgaaaggggtttgaaaattttgagttttaatcaaaaggacaaaaatgtgttgtaagtgaatagtaccagaagtgactttttagagtaaaaatgtcatttttcgttaaagtgaacagtaccgagagtgtttcgttaaaactccctattttAAACCCTAATACGTTACATTTTGGCATTATAAAATTATTTGATGCAGAAGCAAAATGATCGGTGGCATATCCAAGATTCGCTTTAGGGTCTTTTTATGGTTCACGATCGGTGGCCTTAACATGTGGAAGCAAAATGAAGAATATAAagttttggtttgaaataaAGAAAGTATATTTGGTAAAAAATAAAGACAACTTAATGTGCAATTTGTGAATAACGACGAAGTCAAGTTTATTGCCGCTTATGAATACTTGTTTGTTAGATACACGTACGTCCTTTGATGATAGATATAGTTGACAAAATTTGGACATCAAATATAGGGAGTTTGGCTGCATTTAAAACTGTACGGCCGGGCGGTGCCGAAATAGGAAGTCTTAAGCTCGTTGCTGGTATAAGAAATTTTAGACATTGGAAACTGAGTTTGTTCCACGCTattttcatcttcatcttcatcttcatcttgtGATTCGATTTGTACTAGATTCACTAATTAATTCACTTTGTCATCTTTTAGTTTTACATTATGTTAATCTGAAATTGGATAAGGACATTCGTTATTGGTAACCATGGAAGACAATGAAAGCTAGGAGGTGCTTGAGAAATCTATAGAGATGTAAATGAAAAAGACGAAGGTGCGATggagaatttgagagaaataCCCACGACATATCGCCGACATAACAACTCCCTATTGGCAACTATCTACAGTGATTATCAACAATATTACGTGAAAAGAATGTGTATCCAAAATATATCAATAATAATGCCTATATTTAGGTAATATAGCTATCATATAGGCATCGTATAAACAATATCTAcactattaatattatattcgtATCAGTATCTATGCAATCTCAAtactatatttatatatgaGTAGTTTAGACATTTTCATCCTCCTGCCCCCATCATATATGTCTTTCGTATCTTTCTTTCTATTTCCACAACCAAACTTTGAATTCTTTTATTATAACTAATTTTCCTAAAACGCATAGGCTTAAATTATCAGGATGGTTCTTGCATTTTACATGTTCAATCAATTTAGTCCTCGTGTTttcaatttgattaatttgGTTCATGTCTCTTACT
This Pyrus communis chromosome 6, drPyrComm1.1, whole genome shotgun sequence DNA region includes the following protein-coding sequences:
- the LOC137738327 gene encoding glu S.griseus protease inhibitor-like is translated as MASEQCEGSEGKYVWPELLGAKGTVAKATIKRENSTVKVEIVVEGTIVPADLRCVADRVRVWVDTDGFVTRVPIIG